A region of Mesorhizobium sp. M3A.F.Ca.ET.080.04.2.1 DNA encodes the following proteins:
- a CDS encoding YcaO-like family protein, with protein sequence MLERYKRLGPPPDEALARLMKMRGGLGITRIADITGLDQLGIPVVQVTRPFSLSNAVAQGKGATLAQAAISAMLESAETFFAEQVANFDIVVGSADQLRIPPGRFERHLQGGAAPGWRGRDTAWVAADNLLTGSRDLVPFELAHTAYVLPSLPHDGIFAASTSGLAAGFEEPDAIVHGMLECIERDAIATAYRTHGFFHRQRIDPETIDDPSLRDLLETLAAKNVLVGLWQALSPLGIPVVWCHLLEDEPTETVHLDHPADGSAAGFSFAGAAAHAIYEAAQARLAAISGARDDLTRASYPKYPDRQMIAAHRRLLRDGPRSVDLRAVTEQRFNTASDGLSVLLAILEERGFDAVHLVRVRTRPFDALSVVRIVIPALQPLLQG encoded by the coding sequence ATGCTGGAGCGATACAAACGCCTCGGTCCGCCGCCCGACGAGGCGCTGGCGAGGCTGATGAAGATGCGCGGAGGCCTTGGCATTACGCGGATCGCCGACATTACCGGACTCGACCAACTCGGGATCCCGGTCGTGCAGGTGACAAGACCTTTCTCGCTCTCCAACGCGGTCGCGCAAGGCAAGGGCGCCACGCTGGCGCAAGCCGCGATATCGGCCATGCTGGAATCGGCCGAGACCTTCTTTGCAGAGCAGGTGGCGAATTTCGACATAGTCGTCGGCTCCGCCGATCAATTGCGCATCCCGCCCGGTCGTTTCGAAAGGCATCTCCAGGGGGGCGCCGCGCCCGGATGGCGCGGTAGGGACACGGCGTGGGTAGCCGCGGATAATCTTCTTACCGGCAGCCGCGACCTGGTCCCGTTCGAGCTCGCGCACACCGCGTATGTGTTGCCGTCCCTGCCCCACGACGGCATTTTCGCGGCATCGACGAGCGGTTTGGCGGCAGGCTTCGAGGAGCCGGATGCCATCGTTCATGGCATGCTTGAATGCATCGAACGCGATGCGATCGCCACGGCATACCGGACCCACGGTTTTTTCCACCGTCAACGCATCGATCCCGAGACGATCGATGATCCGTCGCTCCGCGATCTCCTGGAAACTTTGGCGGCCAAGAACGTGCTGGTCGGCCTTTGGCAGGCTTTGTCGCCGTTGGGCATCCCGGTGGTGTGGTGTCATCTGCTGGAAGACGAACCGACGGAAACCGTCCATTTGGATCATCCGGCTGATGGCTCGGCTGCGGGTTTCAGTTTTGCCGGCGCGGCGGCGCACGCCATCTACGAAGCGGCCCAGGCCCGTCTAGCGGCGATCTCGGGCGCACGCGATGACCTGACACGCGCGTCCTATCCGAAATACCCCGATCGGCAGATGATCGCAGCGCATCGCCGGCTCCTCCGCGATGGACCGCGCAGCGTGGATTTGCGCGCGGTGACCGAGCAGAGGTTCAACACGGCGTCGGACGGGCTGTCGGTCCTCTTGGCAATTCTCGAAGAGAGAGGGTTCGATGCGGTTCACCTGGTCCGGGTGCGAACGCGACCGTTCGATGCCCTGTCGGTTGTCAGGATCGTCATTCCTGCCTTGCAGCCGCTTTTGCAGGGGTAG
- a CDS encoding TfuA-like protein yields MRPKLVFTGPTVSHADALKVVDAVCLPPAVQGSIVSAVQHFDPSAILIIDGGFQAEPAVRHKEILWALSRGIHVVGAASMGALRAAELFPHMQGVGLIYRWYRRFAFAPDDAVAVLHGPAEVNFAQLTHALIDLRRTLRAACRRGVISPEQQARLESAAQAFNFRERTLARMVRDAHDDKDDVGRLCRELGAAFVQQKKQDALRALELLRDQAFEKAHPMPELQLTSAFSKDMDDAGLAL; encoded by the coding sequence ATGCGCCCGAAACTCGTCTTCACCGGCCCTACCGTGTCCCATGCCGACGCATTGAAGGTCGTCGATGCGGTATGCCTTCCGCCCGCCGTGCAAGGCTCGATCGTTTCGGCCGTGCAGCATTTCGACCCGAGTGCGATCCTTATCATAGACGGCGGTTTTCAGGCTGAGCCGGCGGTTCGGCACAAGGAAATCCTGTGGGCTCTCAGCCGCGGCATCCATGTCGTCGGCGCGGCCAGCATGGGTGCCCTTCGAGCAGCCGAGCTGTTCCCCCATATGCAAGGCGTCGGGCTTATCTACCGATGGTATCGTCGCTTCGCCTTTGCACCCGACGACGCAGTAGCGGTATTGCATGGACCGGCCGAGGTGAATTTCGCTCAATTGACGCATGCGCTGATTGACCTGCGCCGGACCCTTCGCGCCGCTTGCCGGCGCGGCGTGATTTCACCCGAACAGCAGGCGAGGCTCGAGAGTGCGGCACAGGCCTTCAACTTTCGCGAACGCACCCTGGCACGGATGGTCCGGGATGCGCACGACGACAAGGACGACGTCGGGAGATTGTGCAGGGAGCTCGGCGCGGCTTTCGTCCAGCAAAAAAAGCAAGATGCCCTGCGGGCACTCGAACTTTTGCGGGACCAAGCATTTGAAAAAGCACACCCCATGCCGGAATTGCAGCTAACCTCCGCCTTTTCCAAGGATATGGACGATGCGGGGCTGGCGCTCTAG